The Streptomyces sp. B3I8 nucleotide sequence GAAGCAGGCGTCCGCCACCTGCGCCGTGGCCTCCGTCGCCGGTCCCGAGGCGACGAGGCGGTAGCGGAGCGGGTGGTCGAGGCCAAACCTGATGTAGGCGACGCAGCGGTTCCTCAGATCGGTGACGGGGTCCGTGGCGGCCGAGCCGGCATCCGCCATGTATGCGTCGAGCCGGTCCCAGACCCTGAGGCAGACGGTGCTCAACAGGGCCGAGCGGTCGGCGAAATGGAGGTACACGGCGGGGTTGCTGACGCCCACCCGCCGCGCCACGGCGCGGATGGTGACGGCGTCCTCCCCCGAGGTGTCGAGCAGATCCTCCGCGGCGTCGAGGAGCTCCTCGTACAGCCGGCCTCCCTCGCCGCGCCGGGCCCGTGGACGGCGCCGTGGGCGAGGGGCGCCGGAGTCACCGGATCCGGTCATCGGGGCCTCTTGAGAGCGACGAGCTGAGTGACACGCGTGCACAGACGTTTCTGGTCGTCGTGGATGTCCACTTCGATCGTCACGGTCGATCTGCCGACGTGCAGGGGGCGTGACATCGCGAACGCCGCGGCTCCCAGCACCGGGCGGAGAAAGTGCGTGCTGGACTCCATGGTCGCCGGGACCGGGACCGCACCCTCCCCGCCGTTGAGCGCCGCGCAGACCGCGGCGGCCACATCGGCCAGTCCCATCAGCGCTCCGCCGTGCATCGCCCCGCCGCCGGTCGACAGGGCGACGGCGTGAGGGAGACGTGCCTCGACCGACCCGGCCTTAAGTCTTCCGAATTCGACTCCCAGGGTCTTGGCGTACGGCGCCAGCGCGTAGATGTCGGCCGCGGTGATGGGCATGGGGAAGCCTCCTGACTTGACTGCGTTAAGTTAACAGCATCAAGTCATTCGGGTCACCCCTTCGGGTCACCTCTTCGGGCGCCGCCGGGGTGTGCGGTGCCGGCCGGGACGTCGACTACCGTCCTGTGCCGAAGAACTCGCCGACCAGTTCCGCGACGTCGAGGTCCTGGCTGGTCCTGCCGAGGACGGCGGGCGCCTTCTTGGGGCCGGGTACGGTGTGGCCGCCCCCGTGCACGGTGTACAGCACCACCGGCGGCCGGTCCTGCTGCTCGTAGGCGGTGCGTTCGACCGAGGTCCCGTCGGCCGAGCCGGCCCGGTGCGGCACGGTGGTGCTGACGGGCTCGGTGGCGATGCCGTTGTGGCGAGCGAAGTACGCCGCCGTCCGCGGCGCCGACAGGCCCCGTCCGCCGACCTTGAAGAGCTTCCGGGTCCACCAGGCCATCTCGCCGCCCGCGTAGGGGACGATGCGGTCCTTGGTCCCGTGGATCAGCGCCACCGGCATCGGCGCGGGCGACAGGTCCGCCGCCAGGAAGTTCTCCGGCGCCGGCAGCGTCGCCGCGATCACCGCCGCCCCCGCGAGCAGTTCCGGCGCCTCGTGCATCAGACGCATCACCATCTGCCCGCCGTTGGAGTAGCCGACGGCGAAGACCCGGTGGGTGTCGATGCGGTGGCTCTCCGCCAGCTTTCCGACCACCGACCGGGCGAAGGCGACGTCGTCGATGTTCTCCGTCCGCGCGGGGAAGGAGCTGCCGCGGCGTGCGTCGTTCCAGTTGCCCTTGTGGCCGTCGAGGTAGACGACGACGGCCTCATTCGTGTCCGCCAGGGCGTCGTAGGCGGCGCCGGTGAACGCCCGGTGCTTCCGCCCGGTCTGGGACGAGCCGTGGAAGACGAGGACGAGCGCGCGGGAGGGCTTGCCGTCCGCGGGGCCCACCACGGTGTAGGTGCGAGGTCTGCCGTCGACGTCGACGCTGTTCGGGTTCATCTGCCTGTCCTCTGATCGCCACGGTTGATCGCTACGGTGAAACGGATGACTCATCCGTTTCACCGTAGCACAAACGGATGGCTCATCCGTTAAGCTGGTTCCCATGTCCCCCGCCCCTTTGCGCAAGGACGCCGCCCGCAATCGGCAGAAGATCATCGACGTGGCGCGCCGGCTGGTGGACGAGGGGACGCCGCTCCAGCTCAACGACGTGGCCCGGGTCGCCTCGGTCGGAGTGGCCACGGTCTACCGGCACTTCCCCACCCCCGAAGCGCTCCTCGAAACGGTGGCCACCCCCGGCATCGAGGCGCTGATCGGCCACGCCGAGCGCGTGCTCCAGCTCGACGACCCCTGGACCGCGCTGTCGGACTATCTGCACGCGGGCACGACCGCCGTCATGGTCGACGCCTCGCTCCCTCCGGTGTTCGCCGCGCCGGCCGACGCCCTGCCGCACATCACGGCGCTCAAGCGCCGGCTCAACGAGGTGTTCGGAGAGCTCCTCGACCGCGCGCACGCCGCGGGAGTGGCCGACCCGGAGGTGACACGGGGCGACCTGCTGCCGCTGATGTGCGGCGTGGTCCACGCGTCGAGGATGCGCGCGGCCGCCGACACGGAGGACCGCGCGGCCGTCGTCCGCCGCTACCTCACCCTCACGCTCGAAGGGCTGCGCACGCACACCCACACGTAACCCGCACGCTCGAAGGGCCGCTCAACGACACCCGCACGCGCGAAGGGCCGCGCATCCGCACCCACCGGCTCCTCGCCGAGGTGGCCGACGCGATGTCCGCCGGCCCGGCCGAGATCGAGCCCGCCGAGTGCTGGGGTGTCGCGGTGCCGGCCGACCTGGAACTGCTCGGCCTCCTGGCGGGACAGGGCTGTGTCGGGGTGTCGCTGCGCGATGCCGAGGTGGTCGAGGGGTGGAAGAAGACGTACCTGCTGGTGGAGGAGCGCGGCATCGATGAGTTGTCGCCCCCCGTCCGGCTGCAGGGACGAGCGTCGCGCGGTGACGATCCGTGCGTTCGACGACTTGGCCGAGTTCGGGAGGGAGAACGGCGCGGAGGGGCGACCGCCCTCCGACCCGCGCCCGTAGACCTCGGCAGAGGGCGCACTCCGCAACGCCGGTAAAGGCGCGGTAGGCACCGTAAGCCTGACAGGGAGAACGTTCTGTCTTGACAAGGAGGGGCGGGCCCGTGATGCTGAGTCAAGACAGAACGTTCAGTACCGAGACGGACCCGGTGGTTCCACACCCTCGCCTGCCCGCAGAGGGAGCTGACGACAGTGCCGCCGGCCGACACGTCCTGTCCCCTCCGTCACAGCCCGAAAGGAACATCGTGACTTCCTTGGACGTGCCGGCCGCCGGCTCCACCGCGGCCGTCGGCAGATTCGCGCCGGCCCTGCGCCAGCTCTACCTCGTGCGGTCCGGTTTCGCCGTCGTCTGGGCGGCCCTGCTGTTCGCCGACAAGTCGGACCTCGGCGTCTTCGGCATCACCCTGCTCGTTCTCTACCCCCTGTTCGACGTCGCCGCGGCGATCGCCGACGCACGCTCGTCCGGCGTCACCGGACCGCTCCGCGGACTGCAGACGAACATCGCGATCAGCACCGTCGCCGCGGTCGGCCTCGCCGTCGCCGGTGCCTCGGGAGTGCCGGCGGTCCTGCGTGTCTGGGGCGCCTGGGCCGTCGTCTCCGGAGCCCTCCAGTTGTTCGTGGGGCTCGGCCGCCGCAAGCGCCGGATGGGCGGCCAGTGGCCGATGATCCTCAGCGGTGGCATCTCCGTGCTGGCCGGGACGCAGTTCTGCCTGAGTGCCTCCGCCCCGGATCCGAAGCTGACCAATGTGGGCGGCTACGCCGTCCTCGGCGGGATCTTCTTCCTCGTCTCGGCGCTGCGCCTCGGCCGCGCCCACCAGGCGGACTGACATGGGCAGCGCATCGTTAGACGTCACCCCCGCACCGGCCGCCCCGTTCCTCCCGGCATCGACTGCGACGTTCACGGAGGGCGTATGAGCGAGCAGCAGCCCGACGGTGGTCGGGGGAAGGCCGCGGACACCCCGGTGCCGGAGCCGGGAGGCATGGACGTGGAGCAGGAGCCGGGTTCCACCAGGGCCAGGACGCGCCCGGCCGCTCGCGTCGGGCGGATCGCGCGGGGCGCGCTGGTCGGCCTGGTGGCCGGCGGCGCGGGCCTGGCGGTCGGTGAACTGGTCGCGGTGGCCACGGGGGAGGCCTCCGCGCCGGTGACGGCGGTCGGGAA carries:
- a CDS encoding TetR/AcrR family transcriptional regulator, which gives rise to MTGSGDSGAPRPRRRPRARRGEGGRLYEELLDAAEDLLDTSGEDAVTIRAVARRVGVSNPAVYLHFADRSALLSTVCLRVWDRLDAYMADAGSAATDPVTDLRNRCVAYIRFGLDHPLRYRLVASGPATEATAQVADACFRNLRQAVRRTAGDDGVPDNEVTALTRAVCACLHGAVSLLLLQSASVWPDDLDRYADDVASLATSGVLHRMGRRPAASA
- a CDS encoding PaaI family thioesterase is translated as MPITAADIYALAPYAKTLGVEFGRLKAGSVEARLPHAVALSTGGGAMHGGALMGLADVAAAVCAALNGGEGAVPVPATMESSTHFLRPVLGAAAFAMSRPLHVGRSTVTIEVDIHDDQKRLCTRVTQLVALKRPR
- a CDS encoding PHB depolymerase family esterase: MNPNSVDVDGRPRTYTVVGPADGKPSRALVLVFHGSSQTGRKHRAFTGAAYDALADTNEAVVVYLDGHKGNWNDARRGSSFPARTENIDDVAFARSVVGKLAESHRIDTHRVFAVGYSNGGQMVMRLMHEAPELLAGAAVIAATLPAPENFLAADLSPAPMPVALIHGTKDRIVPYAGGEMAWWTRKLFKVGGRGLSAPRTAAYFARHNGIATEPVSTTVPHRAGSADGTSVERTAYEQQDRPPVVLYTVHGGGHTVPGPKKAPAVLGRTSQDLDVAELVGEFFGTGR
- a CDS encoding TetR/AcrR family transcriptional regulator, with product MSPAPLRKDAARNRQKIIDVARRLVDEGTPLQLNDVARVASVGVATVYRHFPTPEALLETVATPGIEALIGHAERVLQLDDPWTALSDYLHAGTTAVMVDASLPPVFAAPADALPHITALKRRLNEVFGELLDRAHAAGVADPEVTRGDLLPLMCGVVHASRMRAAADTEDRAAVVRRYLTLTLEGLRTHTHT